From the Apis cerana isolate GH-2021 linkage group LG3, AcerK_1.0, whole genome shotgun sequence genome, one window contains:
- the LOC108001868 gene encoding hormone receptor 4-like isoform X3: MTLTSSPCELDNMSLFQDLKLKRRKVDSRCSSDDSPVSLGSAGSPLGIQPADAPSPINFPAPGESMADTSTLSPEANMPGSPGCPVVKVKSEYLLGIPSPGTPRDPLRGTASVGLEHPRDTPCSDRASPDSVFPDASSIVGYARVVEEQQQHHHQQHQQQQRSATPTMPTRLSPYSPMQAVSTTPMPQEQPTSRSDSPEKVDLSSAQTKEESDNSVFDGGGGGGSGGGGRSETSSQPSHRSSPSSQYSPSQSMSPGASTTHVSQQQQQQQQQQQQQTSAGSLRPRVPSVPPHLLAHHQFWSQNNGIQGFATQRLLNGVISSAVNYGQTVAVASTSSTTSLSTGSSGNGATSTSAGAAAGAATGAASSCETMKPPAQRPAPAPPRPPPTVIMGEIGGVRTMIWSAPPLDPVPPPAASWTATAAAAAAASCSSSEESAAQLLLNLGQESRGKPAAAVPYSSGPPLNMERLWAGDMTQLPAAQQMQALNLTASGSGQAWERNGGVVKSEAAASQPMSVAPPAPPMPPQEHEEDETPMICMICEDKATGLHYGIITCEGCKGFFKRTVQNRRVYTCVAEGGCEITKAQRNRCQYCRFKKCIEQGMVLQAVREDRMPGGRNSGAVYNLYKVKYKKHKKSNKTSGVGGGMGGISSGGNVGGVNGSGSLGGSKSAMGSTMLDKHMAVAAVAHHSQQQHVQLAGGFLHHHKISSGDPLNSQSTTSHSSHPAHSGHLVNGTILKTALTNPSEVVHLRQRLDNTVSSSRDRSFPFDATVAMIQSLIDCDEFQDIATLRNLDELLDHKSNLSDKLCQIGDSIVYKLVQWTKRLPFYLELPVEVHTTLLTHKWHEILVLTTSAYQAIHGQHKFSNVGSDAMGADFMQEVSNNMYTLQTCLTNMMGRPITMDQLQQDVGLMVEKITYVTLMFRRVRLRMEEYVCLKVITMLSQARGGTMELEHLQERYMSCLRSFVEHSAPQQPNRFHDLLVRLPEVQSAAALLLESKMFYVPFLLNSTIQR; this comes from the exons ATGACCCTTACGAGCAGCCCGTGTGAGCTAGACAACATGAGCTTGTTTCAAGACCTCAAGTTGAAAAGGAGGAAGGTCGACTCCCGATGTAGTAGCGACG ACTCCCCGGTATCCCTTGGATCAGCAGGCTCGCCGCTCGGGATCCAGCCGGCGGACGCTCCTTCACCCATAAACTTTCCTGCTCCAGGGGAGAGCATGGCCGACACCTCGACCCTGTCGCCGGAGGCTAACATGCCGGGCTCGCCGGGCTGCCCCGTGGTCAAAGTGAAAAGCGAGTATCTGCTTGGCATACCGAGCCCGGGCACGCCGCGCGATCCTCTTCGCGGGACGGCAAGCGTCGGGCTGGAGCATCCCCGGGATACACCCTGCTCGGACCGCGCCTCGCCCGACTCGGTCTTCCCCGACGCCAGCTCGATAGTCGGCTATGCCAGGGTGGTCGAGGAACAGCAGCAACACCACCATCAGCAGCACCAACAGCAGCAGCGTTCCGCCACGCCGACCATGCCCACCAGGCTGTCGCCGTACTCGCCTATGCAGGCGGTCTCCACGACGCCCATGCCGCAGGAGCAACCGACCTCGAGGAGCGACAGCCCCGAGAAGGTGGACTTGTCCTCGGCCCAGACCAAGGAGGAGTCCGACAACTCGGTTTTCGACGGGGGAGGCGGCGGTGGCAGCGGGGGCGGCGGTCGTTCCGAGACCTCCAGCCAGCCTAGTCACCGGAGCAGCCCGTCCTCCCAATACAGCCCCAGCCAGAGCATGAGCCCTGGCGCGAGCACGACTCACGTTAgccagcagcagcagcagcagcaacagcagcagcagcagcaaacGTCGGCAGGGAGCCTGAGACCGCGAGTACCCTCGGTGCCCCCGCACCTGTTGGCTCACCATCAATTCTGGTCGCAGAACAACGGCATACAGGGGTTCGCCACCCAGAGGCTGTTGAACGGAGTGATCAGCAGCGCTGTGAACTACGGGCAGACGGTGGCGGTCGCGTCCACCAGCAGCACGACGAGTTTGAGCACGGGGAGCAGCGGGAACGGGGCGACCTCGACGAGCGCGGGGGCCGCCGCCGGTGCAGCCACGGGGGCCGCCTCCTCCT GCGAGACGATGAAGCCGCCGGCGCAGAGGCCAGCGCCGGCACCCCCGAGGCCGCCACCCACCGTGATAATGGGCGAGATCGGCGGCGTGCGGACGATGATCTGGTCAGCGCCACCCCTGGACCCCGTGCCACCCCCGGCGGCCTCGTGGACGGCGACAGCCGCGGCGGCGGCCGCGGCGTCCTGCTCCTCGTCGGAGGAGTCGGCCGCCCAGCTGTTGCTCAACCTCGGCCAGGAGTCGAGGGGGAAGCCGGCAGCGGCGGTGCCCTACTCGTCCGGGCCCCCGCTCAACATGGAGAGGCTGTGGGCCGGGGACATGACGCAGTTGCCGGCCGCCCAGCAGATGCAGGCGCTCAACCTGACCGCGTCCGGGTCGGGGCAGGCGTGGGAGCGGAACGGGGGGGTGGTCAAGTCCGAGGCGGCGGCGTCGCAGCCGATGTCGGTCGCGCCCCCCGCGCCGCCGATGCCGCCCCAGGAGCACGAGGAGGACGAGACGCCTATGATATGCATGATCTGCGAGGACAAAGCGACCGGCCTGCATTATGGGATCATCACGTGCGAGGG GTGTAAAGGTTTCTTCAAAAGGACTGTACAAAATAGGCGAGTGTACACATGCGTGGCGGAAGGTGGTTGCGAAATCACAAAGGCCCAGAGGAACAGGTGTCAGTACTGTCGTTTCAAAAAGTGCATTGAACAGGGTATGGTCCTTCAGGCGGTTCGAGAAGACCGGATGCCTGGGGGAAGAAATTCCGGTGCTGTGTATAACCTTTACAAG GTGAAGTACAAAAAGCACAAGAAAAGTAACAAAACGAGCGGAGTGGGTGGAGGCATGGGTGGCATAAGTAGCGGGGGTAACGTTGGCGGTGTTAACGGGTCGGGATCCCTTGGTGGTAGCAAAAGCGCCATGGGCTCGACGATGCTCGACAAGCACATGGCCGTGGCCGCGGTCGCTCACCATAGCCAACAGCAGCACGTCCAGCTGGCTGGCGGTTTCCTTCATCATCACAAGATCTCGTCCGGCGACCCGCTCAACTCCCAATCTACCACCAGTCACTCGAGTCACCCTGCGCACTCGGGCCACCTGGTCAACGGGACGATCCTCAAGACGGCGCTCACCAACCCCTCCGAA gTGGTACACTTGAGGCAGAGGCTAGACAACACGGTAAGCAGTTCGAGGGATCGATCTTTCCCTTTCGACGCCACTGTCGCCATGATCCAGTCCCTCATAGACTGCGACGAGTTCCAAGATATTGCCACGTTGAGG AACTTGGACGAGCTGCTGGaccataaatcaaatttaagcGACAAGCTGTGTCAGATAGGGGACAGTATAGTGTACAAGTTGGTGCAGTGGACCAAAAGGTTACCGTTTTACCTTGAGCTACCGGTCGAAGTTCACACGACATTGCTCACCCACAAGTGGCACGAGATCCTCGTGCTGACCACCTCCGCCTATCAGGCGATACACGGTCAGCACAAGTTCTCCAACGTCGGCAGCGACGCGATGGGAGCGGATTTTATGCAAGAA GTTTCGAACAACATGTATACGTTGCAAACGTGCCTAACGAACATGATGGGCCGGCCGATAACCATGGACCAATTGCAGCAAGACGTAGGCCTGATGGTGGAAAAGATTACGTATGTCACGTTGATGTTCAGGAGGGTTAGATTACGGATGGAGGAGTACGTCTGTCTGAAAGTAATCACCATGCTCTCGCAAG CACGTGGAGGTACGATGGAATTAGAACATCTACAAGAACGATACATGAGCTGTCTGCGAAGTTTTGTCGAGCACAGCGCCCCACAACAGCCGAATCGGTTTCACGATCTTCTCGTCAGGTTGCCGGAA GTACAATCGGCGGCAGCTCTTCTACTCGAGAGTAAAATGTTCTACGTTCCTTTCCTATTGAACTCAACAATTCAAagatag
- the LOC108001868 gene encoding hormone receptor 4-like isoform X2, with protein sequence MCAKMSVLQGRHIGIMTLTSSPCELDNMSLFQDLKLKRRKVDSRCSSDDSPVSLGSAGSPLGIQPADAPSPINFPAPGESMADTSTLSPEANMPGSPGCPVVKVKSEYLLGIPSPGTPRDPLRGTASVGLEHPRDTPCSDRASPDSVFPDASSIVGYARVVEEQQQHHHQQHQQQQRSATPTMPTRLSPYSPMQAVSTTPMPQEQPTSRSDSPEKVDLSSAQTKEESDNSVFDGGGGGGSGGGGRSETSSQPSHRSSPSSQYSPSQSMSPGASTTHVSQQQQQQQQQQQQQTSAGSLRPRVPSVPPHLLAHHQFWSQNNGIQGFATQRLLNGVISSAVNYGQTVAVASTSSTTSLSTGSSGNGATSTSAGAAAGAATGAASSCETMKPPAQRPAPAPPRPPPTVIMGEIGGVRTMIWSAPPLDPVPPPAASWTATAAAAAAASCSSSEESAAQLLLNLGQESRGKPAAAVPYSSGPPLNMERLWAGDMTQLPAAQQMQALNLTASGSGQAWERNGGVVKSEAAASQPMSVAPPAPPMPPQEHEEDETPMICMICEDKATGLHYGIITCEGCKGFFKRTVQNRRVYTCVAEGGCEITKAQRNRCQYCRFKKCIEQGMVLQAVREDRMPGGRNSGAVYNLYKVKYKKHKKSNKTSGVGGGMGGISSGGNVGGVNGSGSLGGSKSAMGSTMLDKHMAVAAVAHHSQQQHVQLAGGFLHHHKISSGDPLNSQSTTSHSSHPAHSGHLVNGTILKTALTNPSEVVHLRQRLDNTVSSSRDRSFPFDATVAMIQSLIDCDEFQDIATLRNLDELLDHKSNLSDKLCQIGDSIVYKLVQWTKRLPFYLELPVEVHTTLLTHKWHEILVLTTSAYQAIHGQHKFSNVGSDAMGADFMQEVSNNMYTLQTCLTNMMGRPITMDQLQQDVGLMVEKITYVTLMFRRVRLRMEEYVCLKVITMLSQARGGTMELEHLQERYMSCLRSFVEHSAPQQPNRFHDLLVRLPEVQSAAALLLESKMFYVPFLLNSTIQR encoded by the exons GAATTATGACCCTTACGAGCAGCCCGTGTGAGCTAGACAACATGAGCTTGTTTCAAGACCTCAAGTTGAAAAGGAGGAAGGTCGACTCCCGATGTAGTAGCGACG ACTCCCCGGTATCCCTTGGATCAGCAGGCTCGCCGCTCGGGATCCAGCCGGCGGACGCTCCTTCACCCATAAACTTTCCTGCTCCAGGGGAGAGCATGGCCGACACCTCGACCCTGTCGCCGGAGGCTAACATGCCGGGCTCGCCGGGCTGCCCCGTGGTCAAAGTGAAAAGCGAGTATCTGCTTGGCATACCGAGCCCGGGCACGCCGCGCGATCCTCTTCGCGGGACGGCAAGCGTCGGGCTGGAGCATCCCCGGGATACACCCTGCTCGGACCGCGCCTCGCCCGACTCGGTCTTCCCCGACGCCAGCTCGATAGTCGGCTATGCCAGGGTGGTCGAGGAACAGCAGCAACACCACCATCAGCAGCACCAACAGCAGCAGCGTTCCGCCACGCCGACCATGCCCACCAGGCTGTCGCCGTACTCGCCTATGCAGGCGGTCTCCACGACGCCCATGCCGCAGGAGCAACCGACCTCGAGGAGCGACAGCCCCGAGAAGGTGGACTTGTCCTCGGCCCAGACCAAGGAGGAGTCCGACAACTCGGTTTTCGACGGGGGAGGCGGCGGTGGCAGCGGGGGCGGCGGTCGTTCCGAGACCTCCAGCCAGCCTAGTCACCGGAGCAGCCCGTCCTCCCAATACAGCCCCAGCCAGAGCATGAGCCCTGGCGCGAGCACGACTCACGTTAgccagcagcagcagcagcagcaacagcagcagcagcagcaaacGTCGGCAGGGAGCCTGAGACCGCGAGTACCCTCGGTGCCCCCGCACCTGTTGGCTCACCATCAATTCTGGTCGCAGAACAACGGCATACAGGGGTTCGCCACCCAGAGGCTGTTGAACGGAGTGATCAGCAGCGCTGTGAACTACGGGCAGACGGTGGCGGTCGCGTCCACCAGCAGCACGACGAGTTTGAGCACGGGGAGCAGCGGGAACGGGGCGACCTCGACGAGCGCGGGGGCCGCCGCCGGTGCAGCCACGGGGGCCGCCTCCTCCT GCGAGACGATGAAGCCGCCGGCGCAGAGGCCAGCGCCGGCACCCCCGAGGCCGCCACCCACCGTGATAATGGGCGAGATCGGCGGCGTGCGGACGATGATCTGGTCAGCGCCACCCCTGGACCCCGTGCCACCCCCGGCGGCCTCGTGGACGGCGACAGCCGCGGCGGCGGCCGCGGCGTCCTGCTCCTCGTCGGAGGAGTCGGCCGCCCAGCTGTTGCTCAACCTCGGCCAGGAGTCGAGGGGGAAGCCGGCAGCGGCGGTGCCCTACTCGTCCGGGCCCCCGCTCAACATGGAGAGGCTGTGGGCCGGGGACATGACGCAGTTGCCGGCCGCCCAGCAGATGCAGGCGCTCAACCTGACCGCGTCCGGGTCGGGGCAGGCGTGGGAGCGGAACGGGGGGGTGGTCAAGTCCGAGGCGGCGGCGTCGCAGCCGATGTCGGTCGCGCCCCCCGCGCCGCCGATGCCGCCCCAGGAGCACGAGGAGGACGAGACGCCTATGATATGCATGATCTGCGAGGACAAAGCGACCGGCCTGCATTATGGGATCATCACGTGCGAGGG GTGTAAAGGTTTCTTCAAAAGGACTGTACAAAATAGGCGAGTGTACACATGCGTGGCGGAAGGTGGTTGCGAAATCACAAAGGCCCAGAGGAACAGGTGTCAGTACTGTCGTTTCAAAAAGTGCATTGAACAGGGTATGGTCCTTCAGGCGGTTCGAGAAGACCGGATGCCTGGGGGAAGAAATTCCGGTGCTGTGTATAACCTTTACAAG GTGAAGTACAAAAAGCACAAGAAAAGTAACAAAACGAGCGGAGTGGGTGGAGGCATGGGTGGCATAAGTAGCGGGGGTAACGTTGGCGGTGTTAACGGGTCGGGATCCCTTGGTGGTAGCAAAAGCGCCATGGGCTCGACGATGCTCGACAAGCACATGGCCGTGGCCGCGGTCGCTCACCATAGCCAACAGCAGCACGTCCAGCTGGCTGGCGGTTTCCTTCATCATCACAAGATCTCGTCCGGCGACCCGCTCAACTCCCAATCTACCACCAGTCACTCGAGTCACCCTGCGCACTCGGGCCACCTGGTCAACGGGACGATCCTCAAGACGGCGCTCACCAACCCCTCCGAA gTGGTACACTTGAGGCAGAGGCTAGACAACACGGTAAGCAGTTCGAGGGATCGATCTTTCCCTTTCGACGCCACTGTCGCCATGATCCAGTCCCTCATAGACTGCGACGAGTTCCAAGATATTGCCACGTTGAGG AACTTGGACGAGCTGCTGGaccataaatcaaatttaagcGACAAGCTGTGTCAGATAGGGGACAGTATAGTGTACAAGTTGGTGCAGTGGACCAAAAGGTTACCGTTTTACCTTGAGCTACCGGTCGAAGTTCACACGACATTGCTCACCCACAAGTGGCACGAGATCCTCGTGCTGACCACCTCCGCCTATCAGGCGATACACGGTCAGCACAAGTTCTCCAACGTCGGCAGCGACGCGATGGGAGCGGATTTTATGCAAGAA GTTTCGAACAACATGTATACGTTGCAAACGTGCCTAACGAACATGATGGGCCGGCCGATAACCATGGACCAATTGCAGCAAGACGTAGGCCTGATGGTGGAAAAGATTACGTATGTCACGTTGATGTTCAGGAGGGTTAGATTACGGATGGAGGAGTACGTCTGTCTGAAAGTAATCACCATGCTCTCGCAAG CACGTGGAGGTACGATGGAATTAGAACATCTACAAGAACGATACATGAGCTGTCTGCGAAGTTTTGTCGAGCACAGCGCCCCACAACAGCCGAATCGGTTTCACGATCTTCTCGTCAGGTTGCCGGAA GTACAATCGGCGGCAGCTCTTCTACTCGAGAGTAAAATGTTCTACGTTCCTTTCCTATTGAACTCAACAATTCAAagatag
- the LOC108001868 gene encoding hormone receptor 4-like isoform X4, whose product MCAKMSVLQGRHIGIMTLTSSPCELDNMSLFQDLKLKRRKVDSRCSSDGESMADTSTLSPEANMPGSPGCPVVKVKSEYLLGIPSPGTPRDPLRGTASVGLEHPRDTPCSDRASPDSVFPDASSIVGYARVVEEQQQHHHQQHQQQQRSATPTMPTRLSPYSPMQAVSTTPMPQEQPTSRSDSPEKVDLSSAQTKEESDNSVFDGGGGGGSGGGGRSETSSQPSHRSSPSSQYSPSQSMSPGASTTHVSQQQQQQQQQQQQQTSAGSLRPRVPSVPPHLLAHHQFWSQNNGIQGFATQRLLNGVISSAVNYGQTVAVASTSSTTSLSTGSSGNGATSTSAGAAAGAATGAASSCETMKPPAQRPAPAPPRPPPTVIMGEIGGVRTMIWSAPPLDPVPPPAASWTATAAAAAAASCSSSEESAAQLLLNLGQESRGKPAAAVPYSSGPPLNMERLWAGDMTQLPAAQQMQALNLTASGSGQAWERNGGVVKSEAAASQPMSVAPPAPPMPPQEHEEDETPMICMICEDKATGLHYGIITCEGCKGFFKRTVQNRRVYTCVAEGGCEITKAQRNRCQYCRFKKCIEQGMVLQAVREDRMPGGRNSGAVYNLYKVKYKKHKKSNKTSGVGGGMGGISSGGNVGGVNGSGSLGGSKSAMGSTMLDKHMAVAAVAHHSQQQHVQLAGGFLHHHKISSGDPLNSQSTTSHSSHPAHSGHLVNGTILKTALTNPSEVVHLRQRLDNTVSSSRDRSFPFDATVAMIQSLIDCDEFQDIATLRNLDELLDHKSNLSDKLCQIGDSIVYKLVQWTKRLPFYLELPVEVHTTLLTHKWHEILVLTTSAYQAIHGQHKFSNVGSDAMGADFMQEVSNNMYTLQTCLTNMMGRPITMDQLQQDVGLMVEKITYVTLMFRRVRLRMEEYVCLKVITMLSQARGGTMELEHLQERYMSCLRSFVEHSAPQQPNRFHDLLVRLPEVQSAAALLLESKMFYVPFLLNSTIQR is encoded by the exons GAATTATGACCCTTACGAGCAGCCCGTGTGAGCTAGACAACATGAGCTTGTTTCAAGACCTCAAGTTGAAAAGGAGGAAGGTCGACTCCCGATGTAGTAGCGACG GGGAGAGCATGGCCGACACCTCGACCCTGTCGCCGGAGGCTAACATGCCGGGCTCGCCGGGCTGCCCCGTGGTCAAAGTGAAAAGCGAGTATCTGCTTGGCATACCGAGCCCGGGCACGCCGCGCGATCCTCTTCGCGGGACGGCAAGCGTCGGGCTGGAGCATCCCCGGGATACACCCTGCTCGGACCGCGCCTCGCCCGACTCGGTCTTCCCCGACGCCAGCTCGATAGTCGGCTATGCCAGGGTGGTCGAGGAACAGCAGCAACACCACCATCAGCAGCACCAACAGCAGCAGCGTTCCGCCACGCCGACCATGCCCACCAGGCTGTCGCCGTACTCGCCTATGCAGGCGGTCTCCACGACGCCCATGCCGCAGGAGCAACCGACCTCGAGGAGCGACAGCCCCGAGAAGGTGGACTTGTCCTCGGCCCAGACCAAGGAGGAGTCCGACAACTCGGTTTTCGACGGGGGAGGCGGCGGTGGCAGCGGGGGCGGCGGTCGTTCCGAGACCTCCAGCCAGCCTAGTCACCGGAGCAGCCCGTCCTCCCAATACAGCCCCAGCCAGAGCATGAGCCCTGGCGCGAGCACGACTCACGTTAgccagcagcagcagcagcagcaacagcagcagcagcagcaaacGTCGGCAGGGAGCCTGAGACCGCGAGTACCCTCGGTGCCCCCGCACCTGTTGGCTCACCATCAATTCTGGTCGCAGAACAACGGCATACAGGGGTTCGCCACCCAGAGGCTGTTGAACGGAGTGATCAGCAGCGCTGTGAACTACGGGCAGACGGTGGCGGTCGCGTCCACCAGCAGCACGACGAGTTTGAGCACGGGGAGCAGCGGGAACGGGGCGACCTCGACGAGCGCGGGGGCCGCCGCCGGTGCAGCCACGGGGGCCGCCTCCTCCT GCGAGACGATGAAGCCGCCGGCGCAGAGGCCAGCGCCGGCACCCCCGAGGCCGCCACCCACCGTGATAATGGGCGAGATCGGCGGCGTGCGGACGATGATCTGGTCAGCGCCACCCCTGGACCCCGTGCCACCCCCGGCGGCCTCGTGGACGGCGACAGCCGCGGCGGCGGCCGCGGCGTCCTGCTCCTCGTCGGAGGAGTCGGCCGCCCAGCTGTTGCTCAACCTCGGCCAGGAGTCGAGGGGGAAGCCGGCAGCGGCGGTGCCCTACTCGTCCGGGCCCCCGCTCAACATGGAGAGGCTGTGGGCCGGGGACATGACGCAGTTGCCGGCCGCCCAGCAGATGCAGGCGCTCAACCTGACCGCGTCCGGGTCGGGGCAGGCGTGGGAGCGGAACGGGGGGGTGGTCAAGTCCGAGGCGGCGGCGTCGCAGCCGATGTCGGTCGCGCCCCCCGCGCCGCCGATGCCGCCCCAGGAGCACGAGGAGGACGAGACGCCTATGATATGCATGATCTGCGAGGACAAAGCGACCGGCCTGCATTATGGGATCATCACGTGCGAGGG GTGTAAAGGTTTCTTCAAAAGGACTGTACAAAATAGGCGAGTGTACACATGCGTGGCGGAAGGTGGTTGCGAAATCACAAAGGCCCAGAGGAACAGGTGTCAGTACTGTCGTTTCAAAAAGTGCATTGAACAGGGTATGGTCCTTCAGGCGGTTCGAGAAGACCGGATGCCTGGGGGAAGAAATTCCGGTGCTGTGTATAACCTTTACAAG GTGAAGTACAAAAAGCACAAGAAAAGTAACAAAACGAGCGGAGTGGGTGGAGGCATGGGTGGCATAAGTAGCGGGGGTAACGTTGGCGGTGTTAACGGGTCGGGATCCCTTGGTGGTAGCAAAAGCGCCATGGGCTCGACGATGCTCGACAAGCACATGGCCGTGGCCGCGGTCGCTCACCATAGCCAACAGCAGCACGTCCAGCTGGCTGGCGGTTTCCTTCATCATCACAAGATCTCGTCCGGCGACCCGCTCAACTCCCAATCTACCACCAGTCACTCGAGTCACCCTGCGCACTCGGGCCACCTGGTCAACGGGACGATCCTCAAGACGGCGCTCACCAACCCCTCCGAA gTGGTACACTTGAGGCAGAGGCTAGACAACACGGTAAGCAGTTCGAGGGATCGATCTTTCCCTTTCGACGCCACTGTCGCCATGATCCAGTCCCTCATAGACTGCGACGAGTTCCAAGATATTGCCACGTTGAGG AACTTGGACGAGCTGCTGGaccataaatcaaatttaagcGACAAGCTGTGTCAGATAGGGGACAGTATAGTGTACAAGTTGGTGCAGTGGACCAAAAGGTTACCGTTTTACCTTGAGCTACCGGTCGAAGTTCACACGACATTGCTCACCCACAAGTGGCACGAGATCCTCGTGCTGACCACCTCCGCCTATCAGGCGATACACGGTCAGCACAAGTTCTCCAACGTCGGCAGCGACGCGATGGGAGCGGATTTTATGCAAGAA GTTTCGAACAACATGTATACGTTGCAAACGTGCCTAACGAACATGATGGGCCGGCCGATAACCATGGACCAATTGCAGCAAGACGTAGGCCTGATGGTGGAAAAGATTACGTATGTCACGTTGATGTTCAGGAGGGTTAGATTACGGATGGAGGAGTACGTCTGTCTGAAAGTAATCACCATGCTCTCGCAAG CACGTGGAGGTACGATGGAATTAGAACATCTACAAGAACGATACATGAGCTGTCTGCGAAGTTTTGTCGAGCACAGCGCCCCACAACAGCCGAATCGGTTTCACGATCTTCTCGTCAGGTTGCCGGAA GTACAATCGGCGGCAGCTCTTCTACTCGAGAGTAAAATGTTCTACGTTCCTTTCCTATTGAACTCAACAATTCAAagatag